A genome region from Sphingomonas anseongensis includes the following:
- a CDS encoding 50S ribosomal protein L23: MAKKQQAEVKVNHYDVVLAPHITEKSTMLSEHNAVVFKVASGASKPEIKEAIEALFNVKVTGVNTVVTKGKSKRWKGKPYQRSDFKKAIITLAEGQTIDVTSGI; this comes from the coding sequence ATGGCTAAGAAGCAGCAGGCCGAGGTGAAGGTGAACCACTATGACGTGGTTCTCGCTCCGCACATCACCGAGAAGTCGACGATGCTGTCCGAGCACAACGCCGTCGTGTTCAAGGTCGCGTCGGGCGCCTCCAAGCCGGAGATCAAGGAAGCCATCGAGGCTTTGTTCAACGTCAAGGTCACCGGCGTGAATACCGTCGTGACCAAGGGCAAGAGCAAGCGCTGGAAGGGCAAGCCCTATCAGCGGTCGGACTTCAAGAAAGCGATCATCACTTTGGCCGAAGGCCAGACGATCGACGTGACGAGCGGGATCTAA
- the rplD gene encoding 50S ribosomal protein L4, with the protein MKVKVQNLDSGKGGDIELNDAIFGVEPRADILHRVVTWQLTNRRAPARPARERSEVARTGKKFGRQKGGGTARHGDRRAPIFVGGGKAHGPRARVFVSSLNKKVRALGLKMALSSKAREGNLIVVDNLDLPQGKTKELKNRLGKLGFGKSALVIDGDALNVGFARASSNLESIDLMPALGANVYDIMRHETLVLTRAAVEKLEARFNG; encoded by the coding sequence ATGAAGGTCAAGGTCCAGAACCTCGACTCCGGCAAGGGGGGCGACATCGAGCTCAATGACGCCATCTTTGGCGTCGAGCCGCGCGCTGACATCCTTCACCGCGTCGTGACGTGGCAGCTCACCAACCGCCGCGCTCCCGCGCGTCCGGCCCGTGAGCGCAGCGAGGTCGCGCGCACGGGCAAGAAGTTCGGCCGCCAGAAGGGCGGCGGTACGGCTCGTCACGGCGATCGCCGCGCCCCGATTTTCGTCGGCGGCGGCAAGGCTCACGGCCCGCGTGCCCGGGTGTTCGTGTCGAGCCTCAACAAGAAGGTTCGTGCGCTCGGCCTGAAGATGGCGCTGTCGTCCAAGGCTCGCGAGGGCAACCTCATCGTCGTCGACAATCTCGACCTGCCGCAGGGCAAGACGAAGGAGCTCAAGAACAGGCTCGGCAAGCTCGGCTTCGGCAAGAGCGCGCTGGTGATCGACGGTGACGCGCTCAACGTCGGTTTCGCCCGCGCTTCGTCGAACCTTGAGAGCATCGATCTGATGCCGGCGCTCGGAGCCAATGTTTACGACATCATGCGCCACGAGACGCTGGTCCTGACCCGCGCCGCGGTCGAGAAGCTGGAGGCCCGGTTCAATGGCTAA
- the rplC gene encoding 50S ribosomal protein L3: protein MRTGVIAKKVGMTRLFQADGRHVPVTVLQLDGVQVVGRREADRDGYTAVQLGAGKAKAKNIAKPQRAAFGKAEVEPKAKVVEFRVAEDALLEVGATLSAEHFIAGQLVDVSGVTQGKGFAGAMKRWNFRGLRATHGVSVSHRSHGSTGNRQDPGRVFKNKKMAGHMGARNRTQQNLEVVRTDPARGLIFIKGSVPGHKGSWLTIQDAIKIPRREDAPYPAGLFEPKKAEAAQEEHAPAGLVDEGAVHEIPALPSDAEVAAIAAEQEAGAAAEAEAEAKAAEAGEDNAGGAAEGDAPAADESKEG, encoded by the coding sequence ATGCGCACTGGCGTGATCGCGAAGAAGGTAGGAATGACCCGCCTGTTCCAGGCGGACGGCCGGCATGTGCCCGTGACCGTCCTGCAGCTGGACGGGGTGCAGGTCGTCGGCCGCCGCGAGGCCGATCGCGACGGCTATACCGCCGTCCAGCTCGGCGCCGGCAAGGCGAAGGCGAAGAACATCGCCAAGCCGCAGCGCGCTGCGTTCGGCAAAGCCGAGGTCGAGCCGAAGGCGAAGGTCGTCGAGTTCCGCGTCGCGGAAGATGCCCTGCTCGAGGTCGGTGCCACCCTTAGCGCAGAGCATTTCATTGCCGGCCAGCTCGTTGACGTTTCGGGCGTCACGCAGGGCAAGGGCTTTGCAGGCGCGATGAAGCGCTGGAATTTCCGTGGTCTTCGGGCCACCCACGGCGTCTCGGTCTCGCACCGTTCGCACGGTTCGACCGGCAACCGCCAGGATCCGGGCCGAGTGTTCAAGAACAAGAAGATGGCGGGCCACATGGGCGCCCGCAATCGCACCCAGCAGAATCTCGAGGTCGTTCGCACCGATCCTGCGCGCGGCCTTATCTTCATCAAGGGCTCGGTTCCGGGTCACAAGGGCAGCTGGCTGACCATTCAGGACGCGATCAAGATCCCGCGCCGCGAGGATGCTCCGTACCCGGCCGGCCTGTTCGAGCCGAAGAAGGCCGAAGCCGCCCAGGAAGAGCATGCTCCTGCCGGCCTCGTCGACGAGGGCGCGGTTCACGAGATCCCGGCGCTGCCGAGCGATGCCGAAGTCGCGGCGATCGCAGCGGAGCAGGAAGCCGGTGCCGCTGCTGAAGCCGAGGCCGAGGCCAAGGCTGCGGAAGCGGGCGAAGACAATGCTGGCGGCGCTGCCGAGGGCGATGCCCCGGCTGCCGACGAAAGCAAGGAAGGCTAA
- the rpsJ gene encoding 30S ribosomal protein S10, which produces METQNIRIRLKAFDHRVLDQATGDIADTARRTGALIRGPIPLPTRIEKFTVNRSPHIDKKSREQFEVRTYKRLLDIVQPTPQTVDALMKLDLAAGVDVEIKLA; this is translated from the coding sequence ATGGAAACGCAGAACATCCGGATTCGTCTGAAGGCGTTCGATCATCGAGTGCTCGATCAGGCAACTGGCGACATCGCCGACACGGCGCGTCGCACGGGTGCGTTGATTCGCGGTCCAATCCCCCTTCCGACGCGCATTGAGAAGTTCACCGTCAACCGCTCGCCGCACATCGACAAGAAGTCGCGCGAGCAGTTCGAGGTGAGGACGTACAAGAGGCTGCTCGATATCGTGCAGCCGACCCCGCAGACGGTCGACGCTTTGATGAAGCTGGACCTCGCCGCGGGTGTCGATGTGGAGATCAAGCTGGCGTAA
- the tuf gene encoding elongation factor Tu has protein sequence MAKAKFERNKPHVNIGTIGHVDHGKTSLTAAITKVLAETGGATYTDYANIDKAPEERERGITISTAHVEYETAARHYAHVDCPGHADYVKNMITGAAQMDGAILVVSAADGPMPQTKEHILLAKQVGVPTMVVFLNKVDQVDDPELLELVELEIREELSKRDFDGDNIPIVTGSALAALEDKNPEIGHDAILKLMAAVDEWIPTPERPLDKPFLMPIEDVFSISGRGTVVTGRVETGIVKVGDEVEIVGIKDTAKTVVTGVEMFRKLLDQGQAGDNIGALIRGVGREEVERGQVLAKPGSITPHTDFQAEVYVLSKDEGGRHTPFFANYRPQFYFRTTDVTGEVVLPEGTEMVMPGDNVTLGVKLIAPIAMDQGLRFAIREGGRTVGAGVVGSISK, from the coding sequence ATGGCGAAGGCTAAATTCGAGCGGAACAAGCCGCACGTGAACATCGGGACCATCGGTCACGTCGACCATGGCAAGACGTCGCTGACCGCGGCTATCACCAAGGTGCTGGCCGAGACGGGCGGCGCCACGTACACCGATTACGCGAACATCGACAAAGCCCCCGAGGAGCGCGAGCGCGGAATCACCATTTCGACCGCTCACGTCGAATATGAAACGGCTGCGCGCCACTACGCCCACGTCGATTGCCCGGGCCACGCCGACTATGTGAAGAACATGATCACCGGCGCCGCACAGATGGACGGCGCGATCCTCGTCGTGTCGGCCGCAGACGGCCCGATGCCGCAGACCAAGGAGCACATCCTGCTCGCCAAGCAGGTCGGCGTTCCGACCATGGTGGTCTTCCTCAACAAGGTCGACCAGGTCGACGATCCGGAGCTCCTGGAACTCGTCGAGCTGGAGATCCGCGAGGAGCTTTCCAAGCGCGACTTCGACGGCGACAACATTCCGATCGTCACCGGTTCGGCTCTCGCCGCGCTCGAGGACAAGAACCCCGAGATCGGCCACGACGCCATCCTCAAGCTGATGGCCGCCGTCGACGAGTGGATCCCGACTCCGGAGCGTCCGCTCGACAAGCCGTTCCTGATGCCGATCGAGGACGTGTTCTCGATCTCGGGCCGCGGAACCGTCGTCACGGGCCGCGTCGAGACCGGAATCGTCAAGGTTGGCGACGAAGTCGAGATCGTCGGGATCAAAGACACCGCCAAGACGGTCGTCACCGGCGTCGAGATGTTCCGCAAGCTGCTCGATCAGGGCCAGGCCGGCGACAACATCGGCGCTCTGATCCGCGGCGTCGGCCGTGAAGAAGTCGAGCGCGGCCAGGTTCTGGCCAAGCCCGGCTCGATCACTCCGCACACGGACTTCCAGGCGGAAGTCTACGTCCTGTCGAAGGACGAGGGCGGCCGTCACACGCCGTTCTTCGCCAACTATCGTCCGCAGTTCTACTTCCGGACCACGGACGTGACCGGCGAGGTCGTTCTTCCTGAGGGCACCGAGATGGTCATGCCGGGCGACAACGTCACCCTCGGCGTGAAGCTGATCGCCCCGATCGCGATGGACCAGGGCCTGCGCTTCGCAATCCGCGAAGGCGGCCGGACCGTCGGCGCAGGGGTTGTCGGTTCGATCTCTAAGTAA
- the fusA gene encoding elongation factor G yields MARSHPLERYRNIGIMAHIDAGKTTTTERILYYTGKSYKIGEVHEGSATMDWMEQEQERGITITSAATTTFWKAEDGEGPEHRINIIDTPGHVDFTIEVERSLRVLDGAVAVFDGVAGVEPQSETVWRQADKYGVPRMCFINKLDRTGADFYFCVQSIIDRLGAKPLVLYLPIGAESDLKGVVDLVNMRGIVWQDESLGAKFDYVDIPEELKEKAAEYRHNLLENVVEQDDDVMMAYLEGEEPDAPTLKKLIRKGTLARAFVPVLCGSAFKNKGVQPLLDAVVDYMPSPIDVPPIKGVKPDTDIEDSRPADDNAPFAALAFKIMNDPFVGTLTFARIYSGKLTKGGYLNSVKDRDEKIGRMLLMHANSREDIDEAFAGDIVALAGLKETTTGDTLCAKNAPIILERMEFPDPVIELSVEPKTKADQERMGIALNRLAAEDPSFRVSTDHESGQTIIKGMGELHLDILVDRMKREFKVEANVGAPQVAYRESLAKPVEVTYTHKKQSGGSGQFGEVKVALEPGERGSGIEFLDEIKGGNIPREYIPSVEKGMRETAETGSLIGFPIIDFKIRLLDGKYHDVDSSALAFEITGRGAMREAAQKAGIKLLEPIMKVEVVTPEDYLGDVIGDLNSRRGQIQGTDSRGNAQVVEAMVPLANMFGYVNQLRSFTQGRAQYTMQFSHYEEVPQNVADEVKAKLA; encoded by the coding sequence ATGGCCCGCAGCCATCCGCTCGAACGCTATCGCAACATCGGCATCATGGCTCACATCGATGCCGGCAAGACGACGACGACCGAGCGAATCCTCTACTACACCGGCAAGTCCTACAAGATCGGCGAAGTCCACGAGGGCTCGGCGACCATGGACTGGATGGAGCAGGAGCAGGAGCGCGGGATCACCATTACGTCCGCTGCGACCACGACCTTCTGGAAGGCCGAGGACGGCGAAGGCCCCGAGCACCGCATCAACATCATCGACACTCCCGGCCACGTCGACTTCACGATCGAGGTCGAGCGTTCGCTTCGAGTGCTCGACGGCGCGGTCGCGGTGTTCGACGGCGTTGCGGGCGTCGAGCCGCAGTCGGAGACCGTTTGGCGGCAGGCCGACAAGTATGGCGTTCCGCGGATGTGCTTCATCAACAAGCTCGACCGCACCGGCGCCGATTTCTATTTCTGCGTCCAGTCGATCATCGACCGCCTCGGCGCCAAGCCGCTGGTCCTCTACCTCCCGATCGGTGCAGAGAGCGACCTCAAGGGCGTCGTCGACCTCGTCAACATGCGCGGCATCGTCTGGCAGGACGAAAGCCTCGGAGCGAAGTTCGACTATGTCGACATCCCCGAGGAGCTGAAGGAAAAGGCCGCCGAATATCGCCACAACCTGCTCGAGAACGTCGTCGAGCAGGATGACGACGTGATGATGGCTTATCTCGAGGGCGAGGAGCCCGACGCTCCGACTCTCAAGAAGCTGATCCGCAAAGGTACTCTGGCGCGCGCGTTCGTTCCGGTGCTGTGCGGCTCCGCGTTCAAGAACAAGGGCGTCCAGCCGCTTCTCGACGCCGTCGTCGATTACATGCCCAGCCCGATCGACGTTCCGCCGATCAAGGGCGTGAAGCCCGACACCGATATCGAAGACTCGCGCCCGGCCGACGACAATGCGCCGTTCGCCGCGCTTGCGTTCAAGATCATGAACGACCCGTTCGTGGGCACGCTCACCTTCGCCCGCATCTACTCGGGCAAGCTGACCAAGGGCGGCTACCTCAACTCGGTCAAGGACCGGGACGAGAAGATCGGGCGAATGCTCTTGATGCATGCGAACAGCCGCGAGGACATCGACGAGGCTTTCGCCGGCGACATCGTGGCTCTTGCCGGCCTCAAGGAAACGACGACCGGCGACACTTTGTGCGCCAAGAACGCCCCGATCATCCTCGAGCGGATGGAATTCCCCGATCCGGTGATTGAGCTCAGCGTCGAGCCGAAGACCAAGGCTGACCAGGAGCGGATGGGTATCGCGCTCAATCGCCTCGCCGCCGAGGACCCGTCATTCCGGGTATCCACCGACCACGAGTCCGGCCAGACGATCATCAAGGGAATGGGCGAGCTTCACCTCGACATTCTTGTCGACCGCATGAAGCGCGAGTTCAAGGTCGAGGCCAACGTCGGAGCTCCGCAGGTCGCTTATCGTGAATCGCTCGCGAAGCCGGTCGAGGTCACCTACACCCACAAGAAGCAGTCGGGCGGCTCCGGCCAGTTCGGCGAGGTGAAGGTTGCTCTCGAGCCCGGCGAGCGCGGAAGCGGAATCGAGTTCCTCGACGAGATCAAGGGCGGCAACATTCCGCGCGAATATATCCCGTCGGTCGAGAAGGGCATGCGCGAGACCGCTGAGACCGGTTCGCTGATCGGCTTCCCGATCATCGACTTCAAGATCCGGCTGCTCGACGGCAAGTACCACGACGTCGACTCCTCGGCGCTTGCGTTCGAGATCACCGGCCGCGGAGCAATGCGCGAGGCGGCCCAGAAGGCCGGAATCAAGCTGCTCGAGCCGATCATGAAGGTCGAGGTCGTCACCCCCGAGGATTATCTGGGCGACGTCATCGGCGACTTGAACAGCCGGCGCGGGCAGATCCAGGGCACCGACAGCCGCGGCAACGCGCAAGTCGTCGAGGCGATGGTGCCGCTTGCCAACATGTTCGGTTACGTGAACCAGCTGCGGTCGTTCACCCAGGGACGTGCCCAGTACACGATGCAGTTTTCTCACTACGAGGAAGTGCCGCAGAACGTCGCCGACGAGGTGAAGGCTAAGCTGGCATAA
- the rpsG gene encoding 30S ribosomal protein S7 yields the protein MSRRRRPEKREILPDPKFGDEVLSKFMNSVMLDGKKSVAENIVYGALDNVEARLKKEPLSVFHDALNNVKPGIEVRSRRVGGATYQVPVEVRPERAQALAIRWLITAARARSEKTMAGRLSGELMDASQNRGNAVKKREDTHRMAEANRAFSHYRW from the coding sequence ATGTCCCGTCGTCGTCGCCCCGAGAAGCGCGAGATCCTGCCCGACCCGAAGTTCGGGGACGAGGTCCTCTCCAAGTTCATGAACAGCGTCATGCTGGACGGCAAGAAGTCGGTCGCCGAGAACATCGTTTACGGTGCTCTCGACAATGTCGAAGCGCGCCTGAAGAAGGAGCCGCTGTCGGTCTTTCACGACGCGCTCAACAACGTGAAGCCGGGCATCGAAGTCCGCTCCCGCCGGGTTGGCGGCGCCACCTACCAGGTACCGGTCGAGGTTCGCCCGGAGCGCGCCCAGGCTCTCGCCATCCGCTGGCTGATCACCGCCGCTCGCGCGCGTTCTGAAAAGACGATGGCCGGCCGGCTTTCGGGCGAGCTGATGGACGCCTCGCAGAATCGCGGAAACGCGGTGAAGAAGCGGGAAGACACGCACCGCATGGCCGAGGCGAACCGCGCCTTCAGCCACTACCGCTGGTAA
- the rpsL gene encoding 30S ribosomal protein S12 translates to MPTINQLIRKGREPQKAKSKVPAMEQNPQKRGVCTRVYTTTPKKPNSALRKVAKVRLTNQREVISYIPGEGHNLQEHSVVLIRGGRVRDLPGVRYHVLRGVLDTQGVKDRRQSRSKYGAKRPK, encoded by the coding sequence ATGCCGACGATTAATCAGCTGATCCGCAAGGGTCGCGAACCGCAGAAGGCCAAGTCGAAGGTCCCTGCGATGGAGCAGAATCCGCAGAAGCGCGGAGTTTGCACCCGAGTCTATACGACGACCCCGAAGAAGCCGAACTCGGCTCTTCGCAAGGTTGCGAAGGTCCGCCTGACCAACCAGCGCGAAGTGATCAGCTACATCCCCGGCGAGGGCCACAACCTGCAGGAGCACAGCGTCGTGCTGATCCGCGGCGGGCGCGTGCGCGACCTTCCGGGCGTTCGCTATCACGTGCTTCGCGGAGTGCTCGACACCCAAGGTGTCAAGGATCGCCGCCAGTCGCGGTCCAAGTACGGCGCCAAGCGTCCCAAGTAA
- a CDS encoding YbhB/YbcL family Raf kinase inhibitor-like protein, with protein MNESSTVARFAMSSRDMEDGRPIPQPFTCDGVDQSPQLSWDEPPAGTKSLALVMDDPDAPSGTFRHWGVYDIPPGTRSIALGQPIGKQAVNGFGKPGYGGPCPPKGHGPHHYRFKLYALDIDTLSLPAIAKVEEVEGEALKHKIGLAQLTATYERK; from the coding sequence ATGAACGAAAGCAGCACCGTCGCCCGGTTCGCCATGAGCAGCCGGGACATGGAAGATGGCCGTCCGATCCCGCAGCCCTTCACCTGTGACGGAGTGGACCAATCGCCCCAACTAAGCTGGGACGAACCGCCGGCAGGAACAAAGAGCCTCGCACTCGTCATGGACGACCCCGATGCACCGAGCGGCACATTCAGGCATTGGGGAGTTTACGACATCCCGCCCGGGACGCGGTCGATCGCGCTCGGCCAGCCGATCGGCAAGCAGGCCGTCAACGGCTTCGGCAAGCCCGGCTACGGGGGCCCGTGCCCGCCGAAGGGGCACGGACCGCACCATTATCGATTCAAGCTGTACGCGCTGGACATCGACACGCTGTCGCTGCCCGCCATTGCGAAGGTGGAAGAGGTCGAAGGTGAGGCGCTGAAGCACAAGATCGGGCTCGCCCAGCTCACCGCCACCTACGAGCGGAAATAG
- a CDS encoding transcriptional regulator produces MSLDPLIHPPARLQIMAVLGGVSEMEFAKLREILGVSDSVLSKHISALMQADYVRQRKAALDGRQRTWLIRTGPGRRAFEAHIAELQRIAGLVPRK; encoded by the coding sequence ATGAGCCTCGATCCCCTCATCCACCCGCCGGCGCGGCTTCAGATCATGGCGGTGCTCGGCGGCGTTTCGGAAATGGAGTTCGCCAAGCTCCGCGAGATTCTGGGAGTCAGCGATTCGGTGCTGTCGAAGCATATCTCGGCGCTGATGCAGGCGGATTACGTCCGACAGCGCAAAGCAGCGCTCGACGGTCGGCAGCGCACCTGGCTGATCAGGACAGGCCCAGGCCGCCGCGCCTTCGAAGCGCATATCGCCGAGTTGCAGCGGATAGCGGGGCTCGTCCCGAGAAAGTGA
- a CDS encoding HAD family hydrolase — translation MTIRIAMWSGPRNLSTAMMRSFESRADTFVTDEPFYGCFLTDTGLQHPMRDEVIASMDCDWRTVMDELRGDPTGGSPIWYQKHMWHMMVGPVGYEDFAGFRHAFLIREPERMIASYLKKREAARFEDFGLEKQAEFFEREADRLGHPPPVIDANDVLADPERVLSKLCGALGIAWDPAMLRWAPGRRETDGVWAAHWYNAVEKSTGFGEPDSDPVELTEADQRLADRMRPYYGRLAAHRITAEA, via the coding sequence GTGACCATCCGCATCGCGATGTGGTCGGGGCCTCGGAACCTCTCCACCGCGATGATGCGCAGTTTCGAAAGCCGGGCGGACACGTTCGTGACAGACGAGCCTTTCTACGGCTGCTTCCTGACCGACACCGGCCTTCAGCATCCGATGCGCGACGAGGTCATCGCCTCGATGGATTGCGACTGGCGGACGGTAATGGATGAACTCCGCGGCGATCCGACCGGCGGATCGCCCATCTGGTACCAGAAGCACATGTGGCACATGATGGTCGGCCCCGTCGGCTATGAGGATTTCGCCGGCTTTCGCCATGCCTTCCTGATCCGCGAGCCCGAGCGGATGATCGCTTCCTATCTGAAGAAGCGCGAGGCGGCGCGGTTCGAGGATTTCGGGCTCGAGAAGCAGGCGGAGTTCTTCGAGCGCGAGGCGGATCGGCTAGGACATCCCCCTCCGGTGATCGACGCGAACGACGTTCTTGCGGACCCCGAGCGCGTGTTGTCGAAGCTGTGCGGCGCGCTGGGCATCGCCTGGGATCCGGCGATGCTCCGCTGGGCTCCCGGCCGCCGGGAAACGGACGGAGTCTGGGCGGCGCATTGGTACAATGCGGTGGAGAAGAGCACGGGTTTCGGCGAACCGGACTCTGATCCTGTCGAGCTGACCGAAGCCGATCAGCGTCTCGCCGACCGGATGCGGCCCTATTACGGGCGGTTGGCGGCGCACAGGATCACCGCCGAAGCGTGA
- a CDS encoding aminotransferase class IV — protein MAQSLHDVSDPRNASVFIDINGELKPREQAVVSVFDSGFMLGDGVWEGLRVHKGRISFLNRHLDRLFEGAKAIAMDIGLSREALAKRLYDTLDANDMSEGVHIRLMVTRGVRSTPYQDPRVVVGGATVVIIPEYKQPPEGIHERGLKLFTVHVRRGDPAVQDQKINSHSKLNCILASIQATQAGADEALMLDPHGFVATCNSTHFFIVRKGEVWTSSGKYCLGGITRGLALEVAREAGIPAIEKDFSLTDVYGADEAFVTGTFAGIVPVREVDGRKLTDGRGPIVERLQRLYLERVERDVAEQVRP, from the coding sequence ATGGCGCAATCGCTCCACGACGTTTCGGACCCGCGCAACGCGTCGGTCTTCATCGACATCAACGGCGAACTGAAGCCGCGCGAGCAGGCGGTGGTTTCGGTGTTCGACAGCGGCTTCATGCTCGGCGACGGTGTCTGGGAGGGGCTTCGGGTCCACAAGGGCCGCATCTCCTTCCTCAATCGCCACCTCGACCGGCTGTTCGAGGGCGCGAAAGCGATCGCGATGGACATCGGCCTGTCGCGCGAAGCGTTGGCCAAGCGGCTCTACGACACGCTCGATGCCAACGATATGAGCGAGGGAGTCCATATCCGGCTGATGGTGACTCGCGGAGTGCGGTCAACGCCCTACCAGGACCCGCGGGTCGTGGTTGGCGGAGCGACCGTCGTCATCATCCCCGAATACAAGCAGCCGCCCGAGGGCATTCACGAGCGCGGCCTCAAGCTGTTCACCGTCCACGTCCGTCGCGGCGATCCGGCAGTGCAGGATCAGAAGATCAATTCGCACTCCAAGCTCAACTGCATCCTTGCTTCGATTCAGGCGACGCAGGCCGGGGCAGACGAAGCCCTGATGCTCGACCCGCATGGCTTCGTCGCGACCTGCAATTCCACGCACTTCTTCATTGTCCGGAAGGGCGAGGTGTGGACCTCGAGCGGCAAATATTGCCTCGGCGGCATTACCCGCGGGCTCGCTTTGGAAGTCGCCCGCGAGGCCGGCATTCCCGCGATCGAAAAGGACTTCTCGCTGACCGACGTCTATGGCGCGGACGAAGCGTTCGTCACCGGCACCTTCGCCGGAATCGTCCCGGTTCGGGAGGTCGACGGACGCAAGTTGACCGACGGCCGCGGCCCGATAGTCGAACGGCTGCAGCGGCTATACCTGGAGCGCGTGGAGCGCGACGTGGCGGAGCAAGTTCGTCCGTGA
- a CDS encoding cupin domain-containing protein translates to MKQGYCDDIESVTLKNEDFRRVLYTGHHLQLVVMTLQPGDEIGEEVHEDRDQFFRIEEGEGAIDIDGRENRVEGDFAVIVPAGARHNVRNIGSRPLRLYTIYGPPEHKDQVVQATKEEADRRHPHEEWEGETTE, encoded by the coding sequence ATGAAACAGGGCTATTGCGACGACATCGAGAGCGTCACGCTCAAGAACGAAGATTTTCGTCGGGTCCTCTATACGGGCCATCACCTTCAGCTGGTGGTGATGACGCTCCAGCCCGGCGACGAGATCGGCGAGGAGGTCCACGAAGACCGCGACCAGTTCTTCCGGATCGAGGAAGGCGAGGGCGCCATCGACATCGATGGCCGCGAGAATCGGGTCGAAGGCGATTTCGCGGTGATCGTCCCCGCGGGCGCCCGGCACAACGTCCGCAACATCGGTTCGCGGCCCTTGAGGCTCTACACCATCTACGGCCCGCCGGAGCACAAGGATCAGGTCGTTCAGGCCACCAAGGAAGAGGCCGACCGGCGCCATCCCCACGAGGAGTGGGAAGGCGAAACGACAGAGTGA
- a CDS encoding cation diffusion facilitator family transporter — protein sequence MSSPTASTRTLVIALVANLGIAVSKFVAAAITGSSAMLTEGVHSVVDSTNQLLLMWGRHAAKRAPDRYHPFGYGRELYFWSFVVAVLVFALGAGVSIYEGIIHIAHPEHAVSPVIAYGVLLVAFLLEGWSTLEAFQEFKAAKGGTGWFEAIRLSKDPPSFIVLLENGAAMAGIVAAAAGLFLAQITGNPFYDGAASIVIGLILGLTAFLLAYESKGLLIGEAAEPELVSGLAQLVSSQKGVVAAGEVLTVHSSPDQVTAMISVDFDDSISAGDVEHIVCTIEEEAHKHWPQVRRLYIRPRKGSLLGSKWESEPC from the coding sequence ATGAGCTCTCCGACCGCAAGCACCCGGACTCTCGTGATCGCGCTCGTCGCGAACCTCGGGATAGCGGTCTCGAAGTTCGTCGCTGCGGCGATCACCGGATCTTCGGCGATGCTGACGGAGGGCGTCCACAGCGTCGTCGATTCGACCAACCAGCTGCTCCTGATGTGGGGGCGTCACGCTGCCAAGCGCGCGCCGGACCGCTATCACCCGTTCGGATACGGGCGGGAGCTCTATTTCTGGAGCTTCGTCGTCGCCGTGCTGGTGTTCGCGCTCGGCGCAGGCGTGTCGATCTACGAAGGCATCATCCACATCGCTCATCCCGAACACGCGGTCTCGCCTGTCATCGCCTATGGAGTCCTGCTGGTCGCCTTCCTCCTGGAAGGCTGGTCGACGCTGGAGGCGTTTCAGGAATTCAAGGCGGCCAAGGGCGGCACCGGCTGGTTCGAAGCGATCCGGCTGTCGAAGGACCCGCCGAGCTTCATCGTGCTCCTCGAGAACGGTGCCGCAATGGCCGGGATCGTTGCTGCGGCGGCCGGTCTCTTCCTCGCGCAGATCACCGGGAACCCGTTCTACGACGGAGCGGCATCGATCGTCATCGGCCTCATTCTCGGCCTCACGGCGTTCCTGCTTGCGTATGAATCGAAAGGCCTGCTGATCGGCGAGGCTGCCGAGCCCGAGCTGGTGTCAGGGCTCGCACAGCTCGTAAGCAGCCAGAAGGGCGTGGTTGCCGCCGGGGAGGTGCTGACCGTCCATTCCTCGCCCGACCAGGTCACCGCAATGATCAGCGTCGACTTCGACGATTCCATTTCCGCGGGGGACGTCGAGCATATCGTCTGCACGATCGAGGAGGAGGCGCACAAGCACTGGCCGCAGGTGCGCAGGCTGTACATTCGCCCGCGCAAGGGATCTTTGCTCGGCTCGAAATGGGAATCCGAACCATGCTGA